The Chloroflexota bacterium DNA segment GTGGATCGCCTTCAGGTCCGTCATCTCCTTCACGAAGACCGTCACCTGCACCACATCCGCCAGCGAGCCGCCCAGCTGCGCCAGCGAGCGCTCGATGTTCTTGAGCACCTGCTCCGTCTGCGCCCCGACATCGCCGACGCCGATCAACTGGTCGTCCGCGTCCACGGCAAGCTGCCCCGAGACGTAGACCAGCCGCCGAACATCAGTCAGGTCAAAGGCGATGGCGTTGCAGAACGCGACTGGCATACCCATCGCGTTCTGGCCGGCCGCCCGGCCGAACGGGACGCTCTCAAAGGCCATGATGCTGCTCTCCCGGGCGCGGCCCTGCAAGGCCGCGCCGCAGGCACAGTATCCTCCCCCTGCGCCGTGCCGACGGCATGCAGCAGCGGGAGGCCCAGGGTGAGCTTCGTCCACACCACCAACGCCGATGGCTGGTTCGTCACGCCGTCTCGGGAGCAGCAAGCGGCTCGGACGGGCACGCTCGTGCGCCGCTCGTCGCTGATCCTGCCCGTCAACGTCCGCCGGTTCGTCGAGCGGGCCTACACGCGCCGCGCAGACGCCATCGTGCTCGACCTGGAGGACAGCATCCCACCGAGCGAGAAGGCGGCAGCCCGCACGCTGGTGCAGGAAGCGATTGGCCTGGCCGGCCGGGGCGGCGCCGATGTCCTGGTCCGCATCAATAAGCCGTTCGCGCTGGCGATTGCCGACCTCGACGCAGCGATCTGGCCCGGGCTGACCGGCATCGTCTTCCCGAAGGTCGAGTCGGCCATCGAGGTCCACATCGTCGACCGGCTGATCGCCGAGCGCGAGCTGGCGCGCGGCCTGCCCGTCGGCGGCATCGACGTCTCGGTGCTGGTCGAGTCGGCGCTCGGCGTGCAGCACATGGCCGAGATCGCCTGTGCCAGCCCGCGTGTCGTGGCGCTGAGCCTGGGCGCTGAGGATTTCACCCGCGACATCGGCGTCTCCCCCTCGGCAGCGGGCGAGGAGCAGGCCTACGGCAAGGGCATGGTCATCGTGGCGGCGCGGCTGGCCGGCATTCAGCCACACGGCCTGAGCAGCACCCTGGCGGACTACGCCGATCTGGCCGGGCTGGAGCGCTCGGCAGCGCGGGCGCGGGCGCTCGGCTTCCGGGGCGCAAGCTGCATCCACCCGACGCAGGTAGCGATCTTGAACCGTTGCTACGGCCCGAGCGAGGCTGAGGTCCTGTACGCTCGTCGGGTGATCGAGATTTACGCCGAGGCTGAGGCGTCCGGCCGGGCCTCCATCGCGCTGGACGGCAAGATGATCGACATCCCGATTGTCGAGCGGGCGCAGACGCTGCTGGCACGCGCTGAGGCGATTGCGGCCCGCGAGGCGCGCACTCGGGCGGCGCTGGCGGCCGCCGGCGAGAGCTGACCGTTGGCGGTGTGGACGATTGGGTGCAGCCATAAGCATGGGCGTGGACTGCTGACGCGCATGGAAGTGTTCAGCACCTGAGCTCTTCTCGTTACACTGGCTTACGGGCTAACTCGTTACACTGGTTTACGGGCTGAGATGCTGCGGGACGATGGTCGTCAAGACCGCATCGGAGCATGGTGACCGTGCAGTGGCATCAGTCGTCATGGGGGCCAGGCATGGGGGCCAGGCGGCATGAACATGCCAGGCTGGCGAGGATGTGACCGATGATGAGCGTACGGCGACGGTACAGGAGCCCTCCGGTCGTCGAAGCGCTCGCCGAGTTGTATTTCGAGGGCTCGACCTGGGATCTGACTGTCGGGACTCCTCAACGTAGTAGGATCGAGCAGGCCGATTCCTGAGGACCGCGGGCCGACACGCAAAGCATCTCATTCGGCCGCGCTGAAACAAGTGCAACGTTCGGCGCGAGAATATGCGGTCCTGGTCGGGGAACCGAAAGTCTTCTGCTCGCGGAGCACGAGTACGCCGCTGACGTGGCTGCCCTAACTGGTGATCGGCACCGACAGCGTGATCGTCGTGCCGCGCCCACGTGTGCTGTCGATGTTCAGGTTGGCGTCCAGCATCCGCGCCCGGTTCGCCATGTTCCGCAGCCCGTGGTGCTCCTCCGTCGAGCCGGCCGACACGTCGAACCCGACGCCGTTATCCGCCACGGTCAGCACGAGCCGCCCGTGCTCGACCGCGCCGGTGATCACAACGCTCGAGGCGCGGGCATGGCGCATCGCGTTCGCGATCGCTTCGCGGAGCACCTGGGCCAGTTCGGAGCGGCGCTCGGGCGGCGCGACCGTGGAGGCCTCGTCTGTGATGTCCACGGTGATCGCCACGGCGATCTCGCCGGGCGCGGAGGGCTGCCCGTACTCGTTGGCCAGCCCGAGGGCCGTCTCCCGCAGGCCGGCGATGCCGCTGACGCGGTGGGTCAGATCCAGCACGTAGTTGCGGATGTCGGAGATGGCCCGGTTGAGGCCGGCGGTGGCATCCCCGATGCGCGCCTCCACCTCGGCGGGGTTCTCGTGCACGGCAAGGCGGCAATATTCGAGATTCAGACCCACGGCGTAGATGGTCTGGATGATGCCGTCGTGCAGCTCCTTGGCGATGCGGTCGCGTTCCTGGAGCAGCGCCAGCTCGCGGGTCTGTCCGAAGAGGCGGGCCGTCTCG contains these protein-coding regions:
- a CDS encoding RidA family protein gives rise to the protein MAFESVPFGRAAGQNAMGMPVAFCNAIAFDLTDVRRLVYVSGQLAVDADDQLIGVGDVGAQTEQVLKNIERSLAQLGGSLADVVQVTVFVKEMTDLKAIHEVRLRMFSPPYPTSTLVAVSAFVHPDALIEINAVAALRG
- a CDS encoding CoA ester lyase translates to MSFVHTTNADGWFVTPSREQQAARTGTLVRRSSLILPVNVRRFVERAYTRRADAIVLDLEDSIPPSEKAAARTLVQEAIGLAGRGGADVLVRINKPFALAIADLDAAIWPGLTGIVFPKVESAIEVHIVDRLIAERELARGLPVGGIDVSVLVESALGVQHMAEIACASPRVVALSLGAEDFTRDIGVSPSAAGEEQAYGKGMVIVAARLAGIQPHGLSSTLADYADLAGLERSAARARALGFRGASCIHPTQVAILNRCYGPSEAEVLYARRVIEIYAEAEASGRASIALDGKMIDIPIVERAQTLLARAEAIAAREARTRAALAAAGES